In the genome of Penaeus vannamei isolate JL-2024 chromosome 26, ASM4276789v1, whole genome shotgun sequence, one region contains:
- the LOC138866657 gene encoding uncharacterized protein codes for MEQNGSCRSCKVVAEVVAEVADVAEVAVVAEVVAEVADVAEVAVVAEVAEVVAEVAEVAEVAVVAEKLLQKLQTLLKLQLLQKLQKLLQKLQTLLKLQLLQKLLNCCRKVAEVAVVAEVAVVAEVVAEVADVAEVAEVVAEVVAEVADVAEVAVVAEVAEVVAEVAEVAEVAVVAEKLQKLLQKLQKLQKLLQKLLQKLQKLQGAGKWLSGVFGKGFAPKQKRNRDTALKTIHEREFLDSVIRR; via the exons ATGGAACAGAATGGAAGTTGCAGAAGTTGCAaagttgttgcagaagttgttgcagaagttgcagaCGTTGCTGAAGTTGCAGTTGTTGCAgaagttgttgcagaagttgcagaCGTTGCTGAAGTTGcagttgttgcagaagttgctgaagttgttgcagaagttgcagaagttgctgaagttgcagttgttgcagaa aagttgttgcagaagttgcagaCGTTGCTGAAGTTGcagttgttgcagaagttgcagaagttgttgcagaagttgcagaCGTTGCTGAAGTTGcagttgttgcagaagttgctgaa ttgttgcagaa aagttgctgaagttgcagttgttgcagaagttgcagttgttgcagaagttgttgcagaagttgcagaCGTTGCTGAAGTTGCAgaagttgttgcagaagttgttgcagaagttgcagaCGTTGCTGAAGTTGcagttgttgcagaagttgctgaagttgttgcagaagttgcagaagttgctgaagttgcagttgttgcagaa aagttgcagaagttgttgcagaagttgcagaagttgcagaagttgttgcagaagttgttgcagaagttgcagaaGTTGCAAGGCGCCGGAAAATGGCTCTCTGGCGTTTTTGGGAAGGGTTTTGCTCCG AAACAAAAGAGGAATCGAGACACCGCTCTGAAGACCATTCATGAACGTGAATTCTTGGACTCAGTGATACGAAGGTGA